CACGGATGCGAATTTTTGCTCCGCACGAATGAAAGAAATAAGTTCAACGGCAGCCTTCTTCCCGTACAGGTCGCCGGAAAAATCAAACAGATGAGCTTCGACCGTCGGCTTGCTTTCATCGTCCGCAAACGTAGGCTTGACGCCGATGTTCATCACTCCGTTGAAGACGGTGCCCTCGGTAAAAACCCGAACGGCGTACACGCCGTTCATCGGGAGCACGTAAGAGGAAGAAACGGCAATGTTGGCGGTCGGAAAACCGATCGTCCTTCCTCGTTTGTGGCCGTGCACGACGTCGCCTTCCAGACGGTAAGGGCGTCCGAGCAGCCGGGCTGCTTGCTCCACCTTGCCTTCCGCGAGGTGCTCCCGAATGAGCGTGCTGCTTACTTTGCTGCCGCCCTGATGAAAGGGGCGCACCACTTCGACGGCAAATCGCCCTTTGGCCAGCTCGCAAAGCGTGTCGGGGGTGCCGAGCCCTTTATAGCCGAATGTAAAATCGAAACCGACGATCACGGTATCGACCTTCATCGGGATCAGCACCTGCTCGACAAACTGCTCCGGGGATACACGCATAAAATCGGTGTCAAACGCAACCATATAAGTATACTGTACGCCGAGCCGCTCAAACTGCTTCAATTTCTCCTCAAGCGGGGTGAGCAGCTTCACATATTTCGCCTGACCCAGCACCTGCCTCGGATGCGGATGAAACGTCATGATCGAGCAGGGCAAATGAAGCTTTTCCGCCAGCGTCACCGCCCGCCGGATCACTTCGGCATGCCCCAGATGGACCCCGTCGAATTCCCCGATGGCCAGCACCTGGCGGCGAATTGGCTCCGTCTCATTTAATGGGTAAGTCAATTGTATCGTCTGCAAAATCGTTCCACCTTCAATTCCGCACCTGACTGGTTAAGAAAACACTTTGACCGGCTTCAGCTTCCGGTCCGCCGCTTCCCACTCAAAAATGCCGATAAACTCGTTTTGCGGGGAATACGCTCTAACCGTCGTATTCGCTTCGGCCTCAAACACGGGCAGCCGTATTTTTTGCCCTTGAAGCGCCTGCTTCGTCTGCGTTTCATTCAACTCGAGCTTCGGTAAAAATGCAATGGCACGGTCCGCCGCGAGAAGCAGCGTGTGCAGCGTCCCTTCCTTTTGATGCTCCTCCACCTGCTCCAACGTGACGCACTGGCCGATCCCGATGTTGCCCGTGCTCGTCCTCACCAAATGTGACATGACGGCAGGATAACCCAAATCTTTGCCAATATCGACACACAACGTCCGGATATACGTGCCCTTCGAGCAGCGAACGCGGAAACGAATTTCCGGATAAGGCCGGTCCATCTCGGCGGAAAGCATTTCGATTTCATAAATCGTCACTTTACGCGATTTACGTTCGATTTCCTTGCCTTCGCGCGCCAATTCGTACAAACGTTTGCCGTCCACTTTCACCGCCGAAAACATCGGCGGCACCTGCTCGATTTCGCCCACAAACGTCTGCAGCACCTGTTCAACCTGCTGTCGCGTGAGAGAAACCGAATCCGCTCTCGAGGTTACGGTTCCGGAAGCATCTTCCGTATCGGTAGCGAAACCGATCGTCAAGGCCGCTTCATACTCCTTCGGAAGCTCCTGAATGTATTCGACAAGCCGGGTTGCCCGGCCTATGCAAAGCGGAAGCACCCCGGTGACTTGAGGGTCCAGCGTGCCGGTATGGCCGATACGTTTTTCCCTCGTGATTCGCCGCACCTTTGCAACAACATCGTGCGAGGTCCATCCCGCAGGCTTCAAAATCGGCAAAATGCCTTCCAAAGCCGTTTCCGTCGTCGTCATAACGTTTTCCCCACTTCGTCCACCACTCGCTTGATGACCTCGCTCAGCTTTCCGTGTACCGTGCAGCCGGCGGCGCGAACGTGACCGCCTCCGCCGAAGCGCTTGGCGAGCTGAGCCACGTCGACGCGTCCCGCGGAGCGGAAGCTGACTTTGACCTGATCTCCTTCGCGTTCCTTGAACAATATGCCGACCTCGACGCCTTCCACGTTTCTCGGGTAGTTGACAAGCCCGTCCATGTCTTCGCTGGCGGCACCGAATTGCTGCACCTCGTCCATCGTTACATGAAGCCAGGCAACCTTTTGATCATGGGCGAAAGAAAGAGTTTGCAGCGCCTGCTTGAGCAGGCTGATTTGCGGAACCGTGATTGTTTCGAGCAGCCTCTCGGCCAGCTCGTACCCTTTCACGCCAAGCCGGAGCATCTCCGCAGCGATATGCATCACCTTCGGCGACGTGTTCGCGTAACGAAATCCGCCGGTATCGGTGAGCAATCCGGAATAAATGCAAATATTGAGCGGTTCGGTCATGTTCAGCTTCATATGTACGGCAAGGTCATAAAGCACTTCCACCGTCGCCGCGGCGTCATCGCGGACCAGATTCGTATGGCCGAAACGGTCGTTCGTGGCGTGATGGTCGATATTCAGCAGCTCGGCCTGAGGGGCAAACCATGTGTGAACGGCGCCGATCCTTGCGAAATCGGCGCAATCCACGCTGATGATATGGCGGTAAGTCCGCTGCATGGACGAATCGTCGCAGCTTGTTATCGTCTGATTCCCGGCCATATACAAAAATTTCCCAGGCATCCTGCCTTCGTTGATGAGCGTATACGTTTTGCCCAGTTGGCGGAGCATCCATCCGACCGCAAACGTAGAGCCGGCCGCATCTCCGTCCGGCTGTACGTGGGAAACGACGAGAAAGTCGTCGCGGTCCGAGATGAACCGGGCTGCCGCTTCAAGCTGAGCCTCGTAACCCTGCTGCCCGTCCATCATGAGTTTACGTTCCCCGTGTTGATGCGGTCCAGCAGCTGCTCGATCCGGCTTCCGTAATCGATCGACGCATCGAATTTGAATAGAAGCTCCGGAATTTTGCGCAGCCGGATCCGTTTGCCCAGTTCGGAGCGGATAAAGCCGGAGCTGCGGGACAACGCCTTTAACGTCTCTTCCTTTTGCTCATCGGAGCCCATGACGCTCAAAAAAACTTTAGCCTGGGAAAAATCGTTCGTGACTTCGACGCCCGTTACGGTAATGAAGCCGATTCTAGGGTCTTTGAGCTCGGCTTGAATGATTTGGCTGATCTCTTTCTTGATCTGCTCGCCGACTCTGCCTACGCGAACTTTAGCCATGACCTATCACCTCTCCACGGTTTCCATTACGAACGCTTCGATCGTATCTCCCTCTTTAATATCGTTGAATCTTTCGAGAGAAATTCCGCACTCGTAGCCTTGCGCCACTTCCCGGGCATCGTCCTTAAACCGCTTGAGCGAGTCGATCTTGCCCTCGTAAACTACGATGCCGTTGCGAATGAGACGGGCTTCGGCGTTGCGGGAAATTTTGCCCGAGGTGACCATACATCCTGCGATCGTACCGACCTTGGACACCTTAAACACATTTCTAACCTCAGCATGCCCAATGACGTTTTCTTTGTATACGGGATCGAGCATTCCTTTCATTGCCGCTTCGATTTCGTCGATCACGTTGTAAATGACGTTGTGCAGACGGATGTCCACCTTTTCCTGCTCAGCCGTCAATTTCGCTTGCGGCTCCGGTCGTACGTTGAAGCCAATGACGATCGCATTGGACGCGGAAGCGAGGATAACGTCGGATTCGGTGATAGCACCTACGCCGTTATGCAAAATTTTAACGCGCACTCCTTCGATGTCGATTTTCGCCAGCGAACCTTTGAGCGCCTCGACGGAGCCCTGGACATCGCCTTTGATGATGACATTAAGGTCTTTGATCTCGCCGTCCTTGATGTGCTTGTACAGATCGTCCAGCGTAACGCGAGCGTTGGCGCCCATTTCCGCCTGACGCTGGGTCACCGCGCGTTTCTCCGCGATCGCTCTCGCCTTGCGTTCATCCTCGAACGCCATAAACGGATCGCCCGCTTGCGGCACTTCGGTGAGGCCGGTAATCTCCACCGGTGTAGATGGACCAGCTTCCTTCAGCTTCTTGCCTTTATCGTTGACCATCGCGCGCACGCGGCCAAAGCAGTTGCCGGCTACGAAGCTGTCGCCGATTTTAAGCGTACCGTGCTGGATAAGAACGCGGGCAACCGGGCCTTTTCCTTTGTCGAGCTCGGCCTCGATGACCGTGCCGCGGGCACGTTTGTTCGGGTTCGCCTTCAGCTCCTGTACTTCGGCAACGAGCAAAATCATGTCGAGCAGGTTTTCCAAACCGATGCGCTGCTTCGCCGAGACGTTGCAGAAAATCGTATCGCCGCCCCATGCTTCTGGAACGAGCTCGTATTCGGTCAGCTCCTGCATGATGCGATCGGCATTCGCATCCGGCTTGTCGATTTTGTTTACCGCTACGATGATCGGCACTTTGGCCGCCTTCGCATGGTTGATCGCCTCGATCGTTTGCGGCATGACGCCGTCGTCCGCAGCTACGACCAAGATCGTAATATCCGTTACCTGAGCGCCGCGGGCACGCATCGAAGTAAACGCTTCGTGACCCGGCGTATCAAGGAAGGTAATTTTCTTGCCGTGAATCTCAACTTGATATGCGCCGATATGCTGAGTAATGCCGCCAGCTTCGCCTTCGGTGACGTTCGTTTTGCGGATCGAGTCGAGCAAGGTTGTTTTCCCGTGGTCGACGTGGCCCATGATCGTAACGACCGGCGGGCGTTCAAGTAAATCCGCTTCGTCGTCTTTTTCCTCGACAAGTTCGAATTTGTCTTCCTCAACCGGAATTTTCACTTCCACTTCCACGCCGAACTCGGCGGCAAGCAGTAGAATCGCGTCGATCTCGAGTTCCTGGTTGATAGTCGCCATCACGCCGAGGAACAACAGTTTCTTGATGACCTCCGAAGCATCCTTATGCAGCAGTTTGGCGGCCTCGCCGACCGTCATATTGCCGCGGACGATGATTTTCTTCGGTGTGTTATCAATTTTTTCTCTGCGCGGAGGTTCTGGCGTACGGCCTCTATTATTGTTGAAACGGTTGCCTCCAGGTCGGTTGCCCCCGCTCCTCAGGTTGCTTTGCTTGTTATCGTCGAAACGTTTCTGCGCCGGTTTTGTCTTTTTCGTCGTTTTGCCGGTCGATACGTTCGTATCGTCCAGATCAAGCTCGATTACGTCTTTCGCATTTTGCGGGCTGGACGCAACCGCTTTTTGCGCGACAAACTGAGCTTTCGGCTCGTGATGTTTGCGCGGACCTCCGGCGTTGTTATTGTTCTGCCGCTGCTCGAAGCCGCGGTTCCGGTTCTGATTTTGGTTTCCATTGCCGCTTTGCTGGAAGTTGCCCTGCTGCTGCCCTCCGCCGCGCTGTTCGTTCGGACGGCCGCCGCCTTGTCCTTGCTGCTGGCCGCCTTGTGGACGCTGCTGCTGGCCGCCGCGGTTATCGCGGTACTGATTGCCTTGCTGGCCTTGACCGCCTGGACGGTTTTGCTGCTGACCGCCGCCGCGGTTGTCGCGGTGCTGATTGCCCTGTTGGCCTTGGCCTGCCGGACGGTTTTGCTGCCCGCCGCGATTATCGCGCTGCTGATTGCCGTACTGGCCTCCGCCTTGGCGGTTTTGCTGGCCCTGCTGCTGCGGCCGGCCTTGGCCTCCTTGCTGGTGCTGCGGTCTGGCCTGCTGGGTGCCCGACGCCGAAGCCGCCTGGACGGATGCCGCCGGCCTTTGCCCTTCCGGTCTTTGCCCCTGCGGAGCGGCCGGTTTCGGAGCCCCCCCGCCCTGCTTCGCTGCCGCTCCCGCCTTAATATCGCGGAAAAATTTTTCGACCGCATCCACCGCTTCATTTTCCATGACGCTCATATGGTTGTTCACTGGAATGTTTAATCGTTTTAAAATCGTAATGATCTCCTTGCTGCTCATATTCAAGTTTTTCGCATATTCGTAAACTCGCAGTTTGTTGTCTTGTTTATTCAATCGCGTACACCTCCGGTAGTTTCCCGACACTTTTCCAACATTTGCGCGAAACCTTTATCGGTGACAGCGATGACGACGCGTTCCGCCTTGCCGATGCTCTGACCGAGTTCGTCCCTTGAGCCGAATTCCATGATCGGCACCCGATAAGACCTGCACTTGTCGTTCATCTTTTTGCGCGTATTGTCCGACGCGTCCTCCGCTACGATCACCAGTTTCGCATCGCCCGATTTTACTGCAGCCATGACGCCTTCATCCCCGGTTACAAGTTTGCCGGCACGCATAGCCAGCCCCAAATTCGATAAAAATTTAGTCTTCATCGTTCACCGTTTCTTTTTGGGCAATGAATTCATCTTCGACCCGGATAAAGTCCTGCTCTAACCTGTCATATATTTCAGAGCTGACCGCCGCTTTAAGAGCACGGTCGAACGCTTTGCTTTTTTTCGCCAGCTTGAAGCATGATTGCTTACCGCACAGATAAGCGCCGCGTCCCGATTTTTTCCCCGTAAGATCGATCATGATTTCGTCCGTGGGCGTTTTAACCACGCGAATCAGTTCTTTTTTCGGCATCATTTCCTGACACGCCACGCATTTGCGGAGCGGTATTTTTCGTGGTTTCATCGTTTTCACCTGCCTAAGCAGCCAAAACTTCAAGGTCAGTCGATGCTGACCGAATCCTGGTGCATTTCTTCGCCGTACGTCTTCGGACGGCCGTATTCCTGCTCGGCTTGCGTTTCGCTCTTAATATCGATTTTCCAGCCGGTCAGCTTTGCGGCGAGGCGGGCGTTCTGTCCTTTAATGCCGATCGCAAGCGACAGCTGGTAATCCGGAACGATGACGCGGGCCATTTTTTCGTTTTCAAACACCTGCACCTCAAGCACCTTGGACGGGCTGAGTGCGTTGGCGACATACTCCTCGACGTTTTCCATCCACCGGACGATATCGATTTTCTCGCCTTTCAGCTCGTTTACGATCGTCTGCACGCGCACGCCTTTCGGGCCTACGCAGGAGCCGACCGGATCCACCTCTGTATTGCGGGAATGAACGGCGATTTTCGAGCGGAAGCCGGCCTCGCGCGCCACGGAGCGGATTTCCACGACGCCGTCGTAAATTTCCGGCACTTCGAGCTCAAACAGCCTTTTCAGCAAACCGGGATGTGTCCGGGACAAGATGATCTGCGGACCTTTGGTCGTATTTTCAACCTTGGTGATGTAGGCCTTGACGCGGTCCCCTTGCTTGAACTTATCGGTCGGCATCAGCTCGGTCAGCGGAAGCGCCGCCTCGATTTTGCCGAGATCGATGTACAGGTTGCGCTGATCCTGCCTTTGTACGATCCCGTTGACGATATCTTCTTCCTTATCGACAAAAGCGTTATAAATAAGTCCGCGCTCGGCTTCGCGAATGCGCTGCGTAACGACCTGCTTGGCGGTTTGCGCCGCAATGCGGCCGAAATCGCGAGGCGTCACTTCGATTTCGACGATATCGTTCAGTTGGTAGTTTTGGTTGATTTCGCGCGCGGCCTGAACGGAAATTTCCATTCTTGGATCGAGCACGTCTTCGACGACGGTTTTGCGGGCGTATACTTTAATAAGCCCGGTTTGACGGTTGATATCGACGCGCACGTTTTGCGCGGTGTTGAAGTTGCGCTTGTAGCTGGAGATGAGGGCCGCTTCGATCGCGTCGATCAATATATCCTTGGCGATCCCTTTCTCTCTTTCGATTTCCGACAGTGCTTCAATAAAATCCATGTTCATGTGGAATTCAAGTCCCCCTTTCAAAAAATGCGGCTTCGGTGCCGTCATTAAAAAACGATCGCAAGTCTTGCACCGGCTACTTTGCCGACGGGAATCGCGTGCTTTTTCTTGCCGATTTCCACCACAAGCTCCTGCTCGTTATATTCGGCCAGCACGCCCTCAAATTCTTTCAGACCGCCCACCGGTTCATAGGTTGTAACAAACACATGGTGGCCGACCGCTTTTTGAAAATCCTGCGGCTTTTTGAGCGGGCGCTCCGCTCCGGGCGAAGACACTTCAAGGAAATAGGCGCTTTCGATCGGATCTTTCTCGTCCAGCTTCTCGCTCAAATATTCGCTGATGCGTCCGCAGTCATCGATGTCGATGCCTCCTTCCTTATCCACGAATACTCGCAGAAACCAGTTGCCGCCTTCCTTGACGTATTCGATATCGACGAGCTCAAACCCGTGCTGGTCCAAATACGGCTGCACGAGCGACTCGACGATCGATTTGATTTGTTCTGTGCTCAAACGCAAATGACCTCCTGTAATAGGTGTTTATGTGTATACAAAATGTAAAGAGTGGGTTTCCCCACTCTCTGACGTCAGCGTGATATTAATCATTATTACCAAAAAAAATTATACCATAACAATTGTTGGCATACAATAGGGAAATTGCATGGAATCCTCCCTGATCTGTAAAGCGTGTCCGCCGTAGGTTTTGCGACAGCAAAACCACGGCAGACATACGCGAGCCAGAGGCACGAATTATCTCATAGATTCTACGCTCCCAAAGTTAAGCGTGTCCGGTATAGGATTTTTTGCGTGAAAGCAAAAAATCCATGCCGGACAAACGCGACCTAGTAGCGAGCACTCCCTCCATAAGGGCGGGTCCAGGGCGCAAGCGCCTGGGGTCCCCCTGTCAGGGGGATTTGATGGGAAAATAGACGATGGCGCCCATTTTCATTCCCCATTGTGACGCTCGGTCATCTTGTTTAGGGGGTCTAAAACAACGACAATTGATTCGACTCCGGTAAACCGCGGAAGCAGCCCATTTGGGTAAGCAGCTCGACGATCGTTTTCGAAGCTTTACTGCGCTGCTGGAAATCTTCGATCGACAGGAACGGGCCATCGTCTTTGGCGGCGGCGATGCTTTTCGCCGCGTTTTCGCCGATGCCGGCGACCGCCGAAAACGGCGGGATAAGCGAGTCGCCGTCGACGAGAAATTTCGTCGCATGCGATTTGTACAGATCGAGCGGCTTGAAGCTGAAACCGCGGGCGGTCATCTCAAGCGCCATCTCGAGGATCGACACCATCGCTTTTTCTTTCGGAGTCGCCTGGAATGCCTTTTCCTCGATCTCAAGCAGCCGCTTCAAGATGGCGTCATAGCCTTGGCACAGCGTCTCGAGCTCGAAATCGGTCGCCCGCACGCTGAAGTAGGTCGCGTAAAATTCAATCGGATGATACAGCTTGAAGTAGGCGGTGCGCACCGCGGATATGACGTAAGCGGCGGCGTGCGCCTTCGGGAACATGTACTGGATTTTCTCACACGAATCGATGTACCATTGCGGCACTTTGCACTTCTTCATTTCTTCCTTCCACTCGTCGGTGAGACCTTTACCCTTACGTACGCTTTCCGTAATTTTAAACGCCAGCGCGGCGTCCATTCCCGCTTTATAGATCAAATACAGCATGATGTCGTCGCGGCAGCCGATAACCGTTTTGATCGTACAGATGCCTTTCTTGATCAGCTCTTGAGCGTTATCGAGCCAAACACCGGTACCATGGGACAGACCCGATATTTGCAGCAGGTCGGCAAAGCTGGACGGCTGCGCCTCTTCAAGCATTTGCCGCACGAACTTCGTACCCATCTCCGGCACGCCGTATGTCGCCACAGGAGTGCGGATCTGCTCCGGCGTGACTCCGAGAGCCTCTACCGAGTTAAACATGCTCATAACCTTCGGGTCGTTCATCGGGATCGTCGTCGGATCGACCCCTGTCAAATCCTGCAGCATCCGCATCATCGTCGGATCATCGTGACCGAGTATATCGAGCTTGAGCAGGTTCGCATCAAACGCGTGGTAATCGAAATGCGTCGTCTTCCAATCGGCGCTCGTATCGTCCGCCGGATACTGGACCGGCGTGATGTCGTCCACCTCGATGTAATCCGGCACGACGACGATCCCTCCCGGGTGCTGACCCGTGCTCCGCTTGACGCCGGTGCATCCCAAGGCGAGCCGGTTCAGCTCCGCCCCGCGCCACTTCTTGCCTTGGTCTTCCTCGTATTTTTTCACGAAGCCAAACGCCGTCTTTTCCGCCACCGTACCGATCGTACCGGCGCGGAATACGCTTTTTTCGCCGAACAGCACCTTCGTATAGTTATGCGCATGAGGCTGGTATTCGCCGGAAAAGTTAAGGTCGATATCGGGCACCTTGTCGCCCTTAAAGCCCAGGAACGTCTCGAACGGAATGTCCTGCCCGTCGCCTTTCAGCCTGCTGCCGCACTTCGGACAATCTTTATCCGGCAGGTCGAAGCCGGAAGGAACCGACCCGTCGAGAAACCATTCGGCATATTGGCAATCTTTGCATAAATAATGCGGCGGCAGCGGGTTAACCTCGGAGATGCCGAGGAACATTGCGACGACGGACGAGCCGACCGATCCCCGCGAGCCGACGAGATAACCGTCCTCATTGGACTTTTTCACAAGCCGCTCGGAAATCAAATAGTTCGCCGAGAAGCCGTATTTGATAATCGGCACGAGTTCTTTTTCCAGCCGGGCGGTCACAACCTCCGGCAGCTCCTCGCCGTACATCCGCTTGGCGGTATCGTAGCACTTCGTGCGGATTTCCTCTTCGGCACCCTCGATAATCGGCGTAAACAGCTTGGAAGGGAACAGCTCGATTTCCTCGAACTCATCCGCCAGCTCGCTCGTGTTTTTCACGACGACTTCATAGGCTTTGTCTTTGCCCAGGTGCGCGAATTCCTCCAGCATCTCCTTCGTCGTGCGAAAATGCACGTCCGGCTTGCGAATTTCCTTCAGCGGGCTGAAGCCGGTGATGCCGTGGATCGTGATGTCGCGGAATATTTTTTCCCGCGGATGCAGGTAATGCACGTTGCCGGTAGCGATCACCCGCTTGTTCAGCTTGTAGCCGATCTCGCAGATGCGGCGGTTCGTTTCCTCCAGCTGCTCCTTGCTGCCGACGAGCCCTTTTTCCACAAGATGCATGTTGACGCAAACGGGCTGTATTTCCAGCACATCATAAAACTCCGCCACCTGCTCGGCTTCCTCGACCGATTTGTTCAACACCGTCTCATAAAATTCGCCTTTCTCGCAGCCCGATGCGATGAGTAGCCCTTCGCGCATCTCCTGCAGCTTGCTTTTCGGAATACAAGCGACTCGGTGGAAATATTGGGTATGTGAAAGCGAGATGAGCTTGAACAGGTTTTTCTTGCCGATCGCGTTTTTTGCATAAATGCAGCAGTGGAACGGACGCTGGTTGGTCAAATCTTTGCCGACGTTATCGTTAAGGCGGTTTAGATTGACGATGCCGCGGTCCGCCGCTTCCTTGATCAGATGGAACAACACGTGGCCGAGCGCAATCGAGTCGTCGATGGCTCGGTGGTGGTTATCCAGGCTGACCTTGAATTTATCGGTGAGCGTGTTCAGACGGTGGTTTTTCATCGACGGAAACAGGAAACGCGCCAGCTCCAGCGTATCGAGCACCGGATTGGTGACCTCCGGCAGCCCGAGCTGCTTCAGGTTGGCTTGAATAAAGCCGATGTCGAAACGGGCATTGTGCGCCACAAGCACCGCATCGCCGACAAACTCGATAAATTCGGGCAGCTTGTCTTTGAGCTCGGGCGCGCCGCGCACCATATCGTCGGTAATGTTCGTCAGCTGCTGAATGTTGTAAGGTATTTTTTCATGCGGATCGATAAACGTCGCGAAGCGGTCGATTTCTTTGCCGTCCTGCATTTTAACGCCGGCGAGCTCGATGATCTTGTTGCTGGTCACCGACAAACCGGTCGTCTCGATGTCGAAAATGACGTACGTCCCTTCGCGGATGTCCATATCGACCGGGTTCAGCACGATCGGGACCGCGTCATTGACCACATTCGCTTCCACGCCGTAAATCACTTTGATGCCGTATTTATGCGCAGCATGGTTGGCCTCCGGGAACGACTGAACGCCGCCGTGGTCGGTGATCGCGATCGCTTTATGCCCCCATTTGGCAGCGGTTTTGATGTACTGATCGACCGGCGTAACCGCGTCCATCGTGCTCATTGTCGTATGCAGATGAAATTCGACGCGTTTTTCCTCGGCATCGTCTTTACGGTCCGGCGGGGCTACCACCTCATTGAGATCGGACGGGATCATCACAAGCTCAGGCACCTGCATGAACCGGTCGTACTCGACGCGGCCGCGCACCTTAACCCACTTGCCGTTGGCCAGCAAGCTTAAAATCTTCAAATCTTCCTTTGTTTTAGCGAAGCATTTCATCATCAATGAATCGGTAAAATCCGTTATGTTAAAAGTAAACAGCGTGCTGCCGTTTCTCAGCTCTTTCGATTCCAGGCCGAACACCATACCCTGCAGGACGACCTTCTTCTCCTCGTCCTTGATTTCTTGCAGCGGCACAGGCGGATCTTTGATTTCATAGCCGATCATCAGTTTCAGGTCGGCCTCCGGCAAACTCTCCTCCTCCGGCTCGCTGAAGCTCGATGTCATGATGACCTGCGAAACTTCTTTCTCTTCTTCTTCGATCTGCTTGGCGAACTGCTCGAACACCTCTTCGGTCGACGTGTTCACCGCCAAACGAATCTGGTAATCAAGCGAAAAATATTTGCTATAAAATGTATGAATGAATTGCTGAATGTTTTTCTTCTTCGCGAGCTCAAGGCCGATCTGGTCGAGCAGCAGCAGCGTGATGACGTTCCCCTGCGCCTCGATTTTCGCCTTCATGAGCCAGCCGTTGACGGAAACCGGCTCGCGCTGAATCCATTCGAGAAACAAACCCCAATACTGCTCGGCGACCGCCGCGCGGTCCACCTCTTCGGTAAACTGCAAAATAAAATGAATTTTCGCGATATGAGTGAACTTGTCGCGGATCATTCGGCAAAAGCTGAGGTACACGTCTTGAGGAACAATTGTGTTTTTAACGATGTAAAACGTCCAATCTTTGTTTTTCCGGCTGACTTCCACCTTATCGATATAACCGTCCGAGAAAAATGAATCGATCACTTCGGAAGGAACCTGCGAGTGCTTCATCAGCATCTCGAAACGCTCCCGTTTGACAGCCAAGTTGCTCATGCATGTCCTCTCCCCTTTTAAACAATCCCCCAAAAGTGACGCCAGCCTTTGCAGCGTAGTCCGGGTACTTTCGAGGGAGCCCCCGTATTAAAAACAAAAAGGGCTGAAGACCCGGCGATCGACGAAAACCGAGGGCGAATCGTTCTTTGATTGAAGAGGAACGATCCGCACCTGCAGCGATCCGTTTTCACCGGACTTTAAGCCCTTTTAATACGCCCGGCCAAAAACGACCGTGTGCTCGGCCTGTTCCCCGCAGACCAAACATTTTGATTTATGCTCCGCCGGCTCGAAAGGTATATTCCGGCTCGTAGCACCGGTTTCTTCCTTCACCTGCGCTTCGCAGGCTGCGGAACCGCACCAACCGGCAAGCAGGAAGCCGCGCTTTTCGTCAAGGAATTGCTTCATCTCGTCGAGCGAATCGACGGAGCCGAAGTGTTCGTCGCGGAACTGCTTCGCCCGCTCGAACATTTGCTGATGAATCTCCTCCAGCATCTTTTGGACTTCGGATACGAAATC
The window above is part of the Paenibacillus hamazuiensis genome. Proteins encoded here:
- a CDS encoding bifunctional riboflavin kinase/FAD synthetase, which produces MQTIQLTYPLNETEPIRRQVLAIGEFDGVHLGHAEVIRRAVTLAEKLHLPCSIMTFHPHPRQVLGQAKYVKLLTPLEEKLKQFERLGVQYTYMVAFDTDFMRVSPEQFVEQVLIPMKVDTVIVGFDFTFGYKGLGTPDTLCELAKGRFAVEVVRPFHQGGSKVSSTLIREHLAEGKVEQAARLLGRPYRLEGDVVHGHKRGRTIGFPTANIAVSSSYVLPMNGVYAVRVFTEGTVFNGVMNIGVKPTFADDESKPTVEAHLFDFSGDLYGKKAAVELISFIRAEQKFASVEQLIAQIQRDADLARSLFAEKA
- the truB gene encoding tRNA pseudouridine(55) synthase TruB, whose amino-acid sequence is MTTTETALEGILPILKPAGWTSHDVVAKVRRITREKRIGHTGTLDPQVTGVLPLCIGRATRLVEYIQELPKEYEAALTIGFATDTEDASGTVTSRADSVSLTRQQVEQVLQTFVGEIEQVPPMFSAVKVDGKRLYELAREGKEIERKSRKVTIYEIEMLSAEMDRPYPEIRFRVRCSKGTYIRTLCVDIGKDLGYPAVMSHLVRTSTGNIGIGQCVTLEQVEEHQKEGTLHTLLLAADRAIAFLPKLELNETQTKQALQGQKIRLPVFEAEANTTVRAYSPQNEFIGIFEWEAADRKLKPVKVFS
- a CDS encoding DHH family phosphoesterase, whose product is MMDGQQGYEAQLEAAARFISDRDDFLVVSHVQPDGDAAGSTFAVGWMLRQLGKTYTLINEGRMPGKFLYMAGNQTITSCDDSSMQRTYRHIISVDCADFARIGAVHTWFAPQAELLNIDHHATNDRFGHTNLVRDDAAATVEVLYDLAVHMKLNMTEPLNICIYSGLLTDTGGFRYANTSPKVMHIAAEMLRLGVKGYELAERLLETITVPQISLLKQALQTLSFAHDQKVAWLHVTMDEVQQFGAASEDMDGLVNYPRNVEGVEVGILFKEREGDQVKVSFRSAGRVDVAQLAKRFGGGGHVRAAGCTVHGKLSEVIKRVVDEVGKTL
- the rbfA gene encoding 30S ribosome-binding factor RbfA; the encoded protein is MAKVRVGRVGEQIKKEISQIIQAELKDPRIGFITVTGVEVTNDFSQAKVFLSVMGSDEQKEETLKALSRSSGFIRSELGKRIRLRKIPELLFKFDASIDYGSRIEQLLDRINTGNVNS
- the infB gene encoding translation initiation factor IF-2, whose translation is MSSKEIITILKRLNIPVNNHMSVMENEAVDAVEKFFRDIKAGAAAKQGGGAPKPAAPQGQRPEGQRPAASVQAASASGTQQARPQHQQGGQGRPQQQGQQNRQGGGQYGNQQRDNRGGQQNRPAGQGQQGNQHRDNRGGGQQQNRPGGQGQQGNQYRDNRGGQQQRPQGGQQQGQGGGRPNEQRGGGQQQGNFQQSGNGNQNQNRNRGFEQRQNNNNAGGPRKHHEPKAQFVAQKAVASSPQNAKDVIELDLDDTNVSTGKTTKKTKPAQKRFDDNKQSNLRSGGNRPGGNRFNNNRGRTPEPPRREKIDNTPKKIIVRGNMTVGEAAKLLHKDASEVIKKLLFLGVMATINQELEIDAILLLAAEFGVEVEVKIPVEEDKFELVEEKDDEADLLERPPVVTIMGHVDHGKTTLLDSIRKTNVTEGEAGGITQHIGAYQVEIHGKKITFLDTPGHEAFTSMRARGAQVTDITILVVAADDGVMPQTIEAINHAKAAKVPIIVAVNKIDKPDANADRIMQELTEYELVPEAWGGDTIFCNVSAKQRIGLENLLDMILLVAEVQELKANPNKRARGTVIEAELDKGKGPVARVLIQHGTLKIGDSFVAGNCFGRVRAMVNDKGKKLKEAGPSTPVEITGLTEVPQAGDPFMAFEDERKARAIAEKRAVTQRQAEMGANARVTLDDLYKHIKDGEIKDLNVIIKGDVQGSVEALKGSLAKIDIEGVRVKILHNGVGAITESDVILASASNAIVIGFNVRPEPQAKLTAEQEKVDIRLHNVIYNVIDEIEAAMKGMLDPVYKENVIGHAEVRNVFKVSKVGTIAGCMVTSGKISRNAEARLIRNGIVVYEGKIDSLKRFKDDAREVAQGYECGISLERFNDIKEGDTIEAFVMETVER
- a CDS encoding YlxQ family RNA-binding protein; translated protein: MKTKFLSNLGLAMRAGKLVTGDEGVMAAVKSGDAKLVIVAEDASDNTRKKMNDKCRSYRVPIMEFGSRDELGQSIGKAERVVIAVTDKGFAQMLEKCRETTGGVRD
- the rnpM gene encoding RNase P modulator RnpM, with the translated sequence MKPRKIPLRKCVACQEMMPKKELIRVVKTPTDEIMIDLTGKKSGRGAYLCGKQSCFKLAKKSKAFDRALKAAVSSEIYDRLEQDFIRVEDEFIAQKETVNDED